The Candidatus Nomurabacteria bacterium genome segment TCTCTTATGATTAAGCAACGACATGTTGCTGCGCTGTTGGTGGAGTTTTTTGGCACACTGACACTCGCACTCGTTGTACTGAGTGTAAGCCTGTATAGGTTTCCATTCTTTACTGCACTTGCTGCAGGTGTGACGGTGGCTGTATTCGTCAGCGCATTTGCAAAAATTTCAGGTGGGCATGTAAATCCAGCGGTTACCGTTGGTATGTTTGCAATTCGTCAAATCACTGCGCTAAGAGCAGTTGGCTATATTGCTGCTCAAATGCTCGCAGGTTTTGCTGCATGGCAACTGTATGAGTATTTAACTGAAAGAGCACTAACAAATGCTACGACAGCTACCGTAGAATGGAACGTAGCAGCAGCCGAAGCACTTGGTGCCTTTATCTTTGGCTTGGCACTTACCGGTGCTGTAGCTCAAAAACTTAAAGGGTATCAATTAGCCTTCACTGCTGGAGCAGGCCTCTTTATTGGTTTAACCGTATCTGGTTTAGCATCAAATTCGTTACTAAACCCTGCTGTTGCAGTTGCAGTACGAAGTTTTGATCCAGTTACCTATGTAGGTGCACCAGTTGTGGGCTATCTAGTTGCTGCTGCGTTGGTAGCGTACGTTGTTGTACCAATGTTTGGCAAAAAAGAAGTCGAAAAGACGACTGCTGTGGCTGCCGCAAAGCCAAGTGTCGCAAAAACAGCTACTAAAAAAGCTCCTGCAAAAAAGCCTGCAGCTAAGAAAAAAGCTCCTGCAAAAAAGAAGAAATAATCACAAATAAGCTTTAACGTATATTAATAACGTGGCCATCAATACAGTGCCACGTTATTTTTATTTGTTTGCTATAAGCCAATCTTCAAATTCGGTAATGCCTTTGGCATCTTCACTAAACACACTAATATCTGGAAAATCTAAATTTACGATACATCGCCATACACTTGCAATGATTTTCCGCAACCTGGTAAGTTCTTGTTCATCTGTGATGTCAAGCGACAAGCTATCGAGCGAGCCTTGTTGGTTTGGTTCTACAAACACTAGTTCACCTTTAGTAGCGCGAATACCCTGTTCGCCCCACGTTCGTGATCCATCCACAAGCAGTTTATAAAAGTATAATTGTTGTTTATAGCGATGTAATTTTTGTTTAGCGTAGTTCGTTTGACCTTGCGCATTCCAGGTCGTGCTACTTGTGCCGGTTTTATAATCTGTAACAGTTGCCGAATGTTTGGTGACGGTAAGCACGTCTATCTTGCCTGTTAATAAAGCGTCGCCAATTCGTACACCCTGCCTACGAAAATCTTGTTCTGGTAATTGTTTGGGGGTAAACTCATGTGAGCGTTGAGCGTATAACGCATTCAGCGCATTGATGGCTTGGGTGTGATATTTATCGTACTCGTTTGGTGCTAAACCCTTTCTTTGTAAACTAGATGCCATAAACGATTCGCTTTTCGCTAACGCAGGTAATGAGCCATGTTTTACTACATAGCTATGCATATATTCGAGTGTACTATGCATGGCGCTACCAAAACTAGCGCTCGGGCTCATTGCAGATGGAAATTGAAGGAAATTGTGTAAAAAGAACTTATGAGGCCCACCGTTTGGCACATCCAAAAAATTATTTAAATGAGTAGCACTTAATGTATAACGGTTAATACGGTCTTGTAATAGATCTTTTAAAGTAGCTTGAGGCACAGATAGATGTTTATCGTGCCAGTGACGTTCTGCGCGAAATAATATGTCATGTGGGGTAGAAGGCATAGCCATAGGTTCTACAGGTGATTGTATGATTGCTTGGACTGTCTTTTCTTCTAGTGGGGCATACGGGATCATTTCTTTGCCGGTATCACTTGTCATAAAACTACTCATAAATAAATGACGCTTAGCACGTGTCATAGCGACATAAAACAATCGCAAATTATCATCTGGGTTAGGACTATGAGCAATACTTAGTAGGTTGGGGCTTAAACTAATACCTCCACCCCTCCCCTTACTGTTCC includes the following:
- a CDS encoding aquaporin → MIKQRHVAALLVEFFGTLTLALVVLSVSLYRFPFFTALAAGVTVAVFVSAFAKISGGHVNPAVTVGMFAIRQITALRAVGYIAAQMLAGFAAWQLYEYLTERALTNATTATVEWNVAAAEALGAFIFGLALTGAVAQKLKGYQLAFTAGAGLFIGLTVSGLASNSLLNPAVAVAVRSFDPVTYVGAPVVGYLVAAALVAYVVVPMFGKKEVEKTTAVAAAKPSVAKTATKKAPAKKPAAKKKAPAKKKK